A window from Salinigranum halophilum encodes these proteins:
- the rpl4p gene encoding 50S ribosomal protein L4: MNATVRDLNGDDAGEVDLPDVFDTPFRPDLIQRAVVSAQANRKQAYGADPFAGMRTPAESMGSGRGMAHVPRENGQGRRVPQTVGGRKAHPPKAEKDQGKRINDKERQLAVRSAIAATADVDLVRERGHQFDDDVELPLVVSDEFESLVKTKEVVSFLEAVGLDADIERADERKVRAGRGKTRGRKYTRPTSILFVTSEEPSKAARNLAGVDVATATNVSAEDLAPGTHAGRLTVWTESALAEVAER; encoded by the coding sequence ATGAACGCAACAGTACGCGACCTGAACGGCGACGATGCGGGCGAGGTCGACCTCCCCGACGTGTTCGACACGCCCTTCCGCCCGGACCTCATCCAGCGGGCGGTCGTCTCCGCACAGGCCAACCGGAAGCAGGCGTACGGCGCCGACCCCTTCGCCGGGATGCGAACCCCGGCCGAGTCCATGGGTAGTGGGCGCGGCATGGCCCACGTGCCCCGTGAGAACGGGCAGGGCCGCCGCGTTCCCCAGACCGTGGGTGGCCGCAAGGCCCACCCGCCGAAGGCCGAGAAGGACCAGGGGAAGCGAATCAACGACAAGGAACGGCAGCTCGCCGTGCGGTCGGCCATCGCGGCCACTGCCGACGTCGACCTCGTCCGCGAGCGCGGGCACCAGTTCGACGACGACGTCGAACTCCCGCTCGTCGTCAGCGACGAGTTCGAATCGCTCGTCAAGACGAAAGAGGTCGTCTCCTTCCTCGAGGCCGTCGGCCTGGACGCCGACATCGAGCGCGCGGACGAACGGAAGGTCCGTGCCGGCCGCGGGAAGACCCGCGGTCGCAAGTACACGCGCCCCACGTCGATCCTCTTCGTCACGAGCGAGGAGCCGTCGAAGGCCGCTCGGAACCTCGCCGGCGTCGACGTCGCCACCGCGACGAACGTCTCCGCCGAGGACCTCGCGCCGGGCACCCACGCCGGTCGACTGACCGTGTGGACCGAGAGCGCCCTCGCGGAGGTGGCAGAGCGATGA
- a CDS encoding cytochrome c family protein, whose amino-acid sequence MRRIAILSVVALALFSGISVSPALAQDSLSCNAQENSEICITEFNITQNVIKRGSNVEGVLEVKNIGNATGEAVILVATDRPDAMTKYQEYKQFSLDAGQTREIPLAFTTGESSLGEHRVNVLVLDEDSNHLYDATGYSQSVIIKKDPLTLSEIAEFIQTTRALWVLVTGVLTFLAFLIGKGGSRR is encoded by the coding sequence ATGCGACGCATAGCTATTCTCTCAGTAGTCGCCCTGGCACTCTTCTCAGGTATCTCAGTGTCACCAGCACTGGCACAAGATAGCCTATCGTGTAATGCTCAGGAGAACTCTGAAATTTGTATCACTGAGTTCAATATAACTCAAAATGTGATAAAAAGGGGTTCAAATGTGGAAGGGGTGTTAGAGGTCAAGAATATCGGAAACGCTACTGGGGAGGCAGTCATTCTGGTTGCGACTGACAGACCAGATGCTATGACAAAATATCAAGAATATAAACAATTTTCGCTCGATGCGGGACAAACCAGGGAGATACCGTTGGCGTTCACCACGGGGGAAAGCTCTCTCGGAGAGCATCGAGTGAATGTTCTCGTTTTGGACGAGGACAGTAACCACCTGTACGATGCAACAGGCTACTCACAGTCGGTGATAATTAAAAAAGACCCACTGACCTTGAGCGAAATAGCCGAGTTCATCCAGACTACTCGTGCCCTTTGGGTATTGGTGACTGGCGTCCTAACCTTTCTCGCATTTCTAATAGGTAAGGGTGGGTCTAGACGGTGA
- a CDS encoding tyrosine-type recombinase/integrase: MDSNTDESPDYDFRIVAQQTESALDEFGPRVDADYRKFKQDFLKWLSTLGKNPTRRRGYSATTLKTTNYKVDKAYRWLWRTEGKYSLNFGPTHADEMMEELALMSNYADSTLLTFVKAIKRLFKYKNHQENTDHEWDCKVQLSQATTSNTRDYFRQSEFPALYEAALSYNTVKSYNNSTMTPEERENLKIHLAQRFGVEKEHISPDHFKRANCWKVPSLVSVTLDTGLRPIEVGRATVDWVNLQHGELNIPKEESTKNYENWSCALSQKTVDALGRWMNERQVYEDYDGRDDLWLTQRANPYDSNSLNYLLDKLLEEADIDSQGRDLSWYSIRHGVATLWANNEGIHHARDQLRHKSSSTTMRYVHSDSKIRGEKADSMW, translated from the coding sequence ATGGACTCAAACACAGACGAATCCCCGGATTACGATTTCCGTATCGTCGCACAGCAGACTGAATCCGCGCTCGATGAGTTCGGCCCGCGCGTCGATGCAGATTATCGCAAGTTCAAACAGGACTTCCTGAAGTGGCTCTCCACTCTGGGGAAGAACCCGACCCGCCGCCGAGGATACTCAGCTACGACACTCAAGACGACGAACTACAAGGTCGATAAAGCGTACCGCTGGCTCTGGCGCACTGAAGGGAAGTACAGTCTCAACTTCGGTCCCACGCACGCGGACGAGATGATGGAAGAGTTAGCGTTGATGAGTAATTACGCCGACTCGACCCTCCTGACCTTCGTGAAGGCAATCAAACGCCTGTTCAAGTACAAGAACCATCAGGAGAACACTGACCACGAGTGGGACTGCAAGGTTCAGCTCTCACAAGCGACCACCAGTAACACTCGGGACTACTTCCGTCAGAGCGAATTCCCCGCGCTCTATGAAGCGGCACTCTCGTACAACACAGTCAAGAGTTACAACAACAGCACGATGACACCTGAAGAGCGGGAGAATCTGAAAATTCACTTAGCGCAACGGTTCGGAGTCGAGAAGGAACATATCAGTCCCGACCACTTCAAACGGGCGAACTGTTGGAAGGTCCCATCTCTTGTTTCCGTCACGCTTGATACTGGACTTCGGCCCATCGAGGTCGGCCGCGCGACGGTCGACTGGGTGAACCTCCAACATGGGGAACTCAATATCCCGAAAGAAGAATCGACGAAGAATTACGAGAACTGGTCGTGCGCCCTCTCACAGAAGACGGTCGATGCGCTTGGACGCTGGATGAACGAACGGCAGGTCTACGAAGACTACGACGGCCGTGACGACCTCTGGCTGACTCAACGCGCGAACCCCTACGACTCGAACTCGCTCAACTACTTGCTTGACAAATTGCTGGAAGAAGCTGACATAGACAGCCAGGGGCGCGACCTCTCGTGGTACTCGATTCGCCACGGTGTTGCGACTCTGTGGGCCAACAACGAGGGAATCCACCACGCCCGCGACCAGTTGCGTCACAAGAGTAGTAGTACGACTATGCGATACGTCCACTCTGACTCAAAGATTCGGGGAGAGAAGGCCGACTCGATGTGGTGA
- a CDS encoding 50S ribosomal protein L2: MGRRIQGQKRGHGSSTYRAPSHRYKAELSHKKSEEKDTVSGTVVDIEHDPARSAPIAAIEFEDGDQRLVLAPEGITVGDTIQVGVSAEIKPGNTLPLAEIPEGVPVCNVESSPGDGGKFARASGTSAQLLSHDRRVAVVKLPSGEVKRLSPECRATIGVVAGGGRTEKPFVKAGNKYHKMRSRGSKYPRVRGVAMNAVDHPFGGGGRQHPGKPKSVSRNAPPGRKVGDIASKRTGRGGKAGNK, from the coding sequence ATGGGACGACGAATCCAGGGACAGAAACGCGGGCACGGCTCCTCGACGTACCGAGCGCCGTCGCACCGATACAAGGCTGAACTGTCGCACAAGAAGAGCGAGGAGAAGGACACCGTCTCGGGCACGGTCGTCGACATCGAGCACGACCCCGCCCGCAGCGCGCCCATCGCCGCCATCGAGTTCGAAGACGGCGACCAGCGCCTCGTCCTCGCGCCCGAGGGCATCACGGTCGGCGACACCATCCAGGTCGGTGTCTCCGCCGAGATCAAGCCCGGAAACACGCTCCCGCTCGCGGAGATCCCCGAGGGGGTTCCGGTGTGTAACGTCGAGTCGTCCCCCGGCGACGGCGGGAAGTTCGCCCGCGCGTCGGGCACCTCGGCACAGCTCCTGAGCCACGACCGCCGCGTCGCGGTCGTGAAGCTCCCCTCGGGCGAGGTCAAGCGCCTCAGCCCCGAGTGCCGAGCGACAATCGGCGTGGTGGCCGGCGGCGGTCGAACGGAGAAGCCGTTCGTCAAGGCCGGTAACAAGTACCACAAGATGCGCTCGCGCGGCTCGAAGTATCCGCGCGTTCGCGGCGTCGCGATGAACGCCGTCGACCACCCGTTCGGTGGCGGCGGTCGACAACACCCCGGCAAACCCAAGTCCGTCTCGCGTAACGCGCCGCCGGGCCGCAAGGTGGGCGACATCGCCTCCAAGCGGACCGGTCGTGGCGGCAAGGCAGGGAACAAGTAA
- a CDS encoding DUF7130 family rubredoxin-like protein, with translation MAVRTPSPMTPGTVRHEEHTETQTQRLVDSGTETASAVTESRAVRPPVSVRNKRLPNEFGEAFLVWRCLDCGALGSLDALPARCECGARREDLVYVLED, from the coding sequence ATGGCTGTTCGAACACCGAGCCCGATGACCCCGGGGACCGTCCGTCACGAGGAGCACACCGAGACCCAGACGCAACGGTTGGTCGACAGCGGGACGGAGACGGCTAGCGCGGTCACCGAGTCGCGCGCGGTTCGACCGCCCGTCTCGGTGCGAAACAAGCGGCTCCCGAACGAGTTCGGCGAGGCGTTCCTCGTCTGGCGCTGCCTCGACTGTGGCGCGCTCGGGTCGCTCGATGCCCTCCCCGCACGGTGTGAGTGTGGCGCTCGGCGCGAGGACCTCGTGTACGTCCTCGAGGACTGA
- a CDS encoding nuclear transport factor 2 family protein, whose product MTTKEILDHHWDAFTTQDLDMVMEDYDEGSVVITNMGTFRGLDEIEGLFTNIFDEFSQAGSTAELEMEEIEGDTAYIVWHGETPDNHYAFCTDTFRIEDGVITMQTFAGDVQPK is encoded by the coding sequence ATGACGACGAAAGAGATTCTGGACCACCACTGGGATGCGTTCACGACACAGGACCTCGACATGGTGATGGAAGACTACGACGAGGGGTCTGTCGTCATCACGAACATGGGCACGTTCCGTGGACTCGACGAGATCGAGGGCCTGTTCACGAACATCTTCGACGAGTTCTCACAGGCGGGGTCGACGGCCGAACTGGAGATGGAAGAGATCGAAGGCGACACCGCGTACATCGTCTGGCACGGCGAGACGCCCGACAACCACTACGCGTTCTGCACGGACACGTTCCGCATCGAGGACGGGGTCATCACGATGCAGACGTTCGCCGGCGACGTCCAGCCGAAGTAA
- a CDS encoding thiamine-binding protein, with the protein MTVIAMLSVAPVIEGSMASEVAKAIAALDDFDVAYETNPMGTVVEADDVDTLLDAVAAAHKAVDGDRVSTFLKIDDKRTRTQEASEKVSRVEAELGREARRTR; encoded by the coding sequence ATGACCGTCATCGCGATGCTGAGTGTGGCACCAGTCATCGAAGGGAGCATGGCCTCGGAGGTGGCGAAGGCCATCGCCGCGCTCGACGACTTCGACGTCGCCTACGAGACGAACCCGATGGGGACCGTCGTCGAGGCCGACGACGTCGACACCCTCCTCGACGCCGTCGCTGCGGCACACAAGGCCGTCGACGGCGACCGCGTCTCGACGTTCCTGAAGATCGACGACAAGCGGACCCGGACGCAGGAAGCGAGCGAGAAGGTCAGCCGGGTCGAAGCGGAACTGGGGCGCGAGGCGAGACGCACCCGATAG
- the mch gene encoding methenyltetrahydromethanopterin cyclohydrolase — translation MESLNRMAIELVDEVLDFADELGVVVYELDSGATVIDCGVDAEAGLEAGLLLTEVQTAGLATVQTRMDEVAGAPVPHVELTTDHPALALLCSQKAGWELAFEGEEGGPGFDGLGSGPARALVGQESEFQAVGYYDEFDLTVLTVESIDLPDDAVAEHVSELTGVEPSGVFLPTFATGSTVGSVTMAARAAELAVFRLFELGYDPTDVLTVSGSAPVAPVSYDEGVAMGRTNDALAYGGQVYIQVREDSDVFDELPSTAAEEYGTPFETVFEEADWDFYEVPGSVFAPAQVTVDVVDGPTRVLGGTDEELLAESFGFA, via the coding sequence ATGGAGAGTCTCAACCGGATGGCCATCGAACTCGTCGACGAGGTGCTGGACTTCGCCGACGAACTCGGGGTCGTCGTCTACGAACTCGACTCCGGCGCGACGGTCATCGACTGTGGCGTCGACGCCGAGGCCGGCCTGGAGGCGGGCCTCCTCCTCACGGAGGTGCAGACGGCTGGTCTCGCGACCGTACAGACGCGAATGGACGAGGTGGCGGGCGCGCCCGTCCCCCACGTCGAACTCACGACCGACCACCCGGCACTCGCGCTGCTCTGTTCGCAGAAGGCCGGCTGGGAACTCGCGTTCGAGGGCGAGGAGGGGGGGCCGGGGTTCGACGGCCTCGGGTCCGGCCCGGCCCGTGCGCTGGTCGGTCAAGAGAGCGAGTTCCAGGCCGTCGGCTACTACGACGAGTTCGACCTCACCGTTCTCACCGTCGAGAGCATCGACCTGCCCGACGACGCCGTCGCCGAACACGTCTCGGAGCTCACGGGCGTCGAGCCGTCGGGCGTCTTCTTGCCGACGTTCGCCACCGGGTCGACCGTCGGGAGCGTGACGATGGCCGCACGGGCAGCCGAACTCGCCGTCTTCCGTCTCTTCGAACTCGGCTACGACCCGACGGACGTGCTCACAGTCTCGGGGTCGGCACCCGTCGCGCCCGTCAGCTACGACGAGGGCGTCGCGATGGGTCGGACGAACGACGCGCTCGCGTACGGCGGGCAGGTGTACATACAGGTCCGCGAGGACAGTGACGTCTTCGACGAACTCCCCTCGACCGCCGCCGAGGAGTACGGCACCCCGTTCGAGACGGTCTTCGAGGAGGCCGACTGGGATTTCTACGAAGTCCCCGGGTCGGTGTTCGCCCCCGCACAGGTCACCGTCGACGTCGTCGACGGCCCGACGCGGGTGCTGGGCGGGACCGACGAGGAGTTGCTCGCGGAGTCGTTCGGGTTCGCGTAG
- a CDS encoding putative RNA uridine N3 methyltransferase, whose amino-acid sequence MTLSVLVPSSLVREAEDQREATRKLGYVARAATVFRADRLVVFPDREGETRWGGGFVETVLRYAATPPHLRKEVWDRRDELAYVGVLPPLRIASTTGSDSDESGSLTQGIVTEVGPEGRVRVTCGLQHPISLLVPPEMAVEEGERVTIRISSREPVRARIVDAPQPGYDVARMDLAEALARPDAGIRVATSRFGRPLSADGVADLSRQVAGGATVAFGAPGRGLPDILGIETEAVAAAEGGEVEPDDPGFDLWLNTIPNQGSEVVRTEEAMFASLASLTLPSQTE is encoded by the coding sequence ATGACACTCAGCGTACTCGTGCCGTCTTCCCTCGTCCGGGAAGCCGAGGACCAACGCGAGGCGACTCGCAAACTCGGCTACGTCGCCCGTGCGGCGACGGTGTTCCGGGCGGACCGCCTCGTCGTCTTCCCCGACCGGGAAGGCGAGACGAGGTGGGGAGGCGGGTTCGTCGAAACCGTACTCCGGTACGCCGCCACACCACCCCACCTCCGAAAGGAGGTGTGGGACAGGCGGGACGAACTGGCGTACGTCGGTGTCTTGCCGCCCCTCCGAATCGCGTCTACGACCGGCTCCGACTCGGACGAGTCGGGGTCGTTAACACAGGGAATCGTGACTGAGGTCGGACCTGAAGGCCGCGTTCGGGTCACTTGCGGACTGCAACACCCGATCTCGCTCCTCGTCCCCCCCGAGATGGCGGTCGAGGAGGGAGAGCGCGTCACCATCAGGATCTCTTCGAGAGAGCCGGTCCGTGCGCGGATCGTCGACGCCCCACAGCCGGGGTACGACGTCGCCCGTATGGACCTCGCGGAAGCGTTGGCCCGCCCCGACGCCGGGATTCGCGTGGCGACATCCCGCTTCGGGCGGCCGTTGTCCGCCGACGGTGTGGCGGACCTCTCCCGACAGGTCGCCGGAGGCGCGACAGTCGCCTTCGGCGCACCGGGTCGGGGCCTTCCGGACATCCTCGGCATCGAGACCGAGGCCGTCGCCGCCGCGGAAGGTGGCGAAGTCGAACCCGACGATCCGGGGTTCGACCTCTGGCTGAATACGATTCCGAATCAGGGCAGCGAGGTCGTGCGGACCGAAGAAGCCATGTTCGCCTCCCTCGCGTCCCTGACACTCCCAAGCCAGACGGAGTAA
- a CDS encoding HAD family hydrolase produces MTNPPVDTVLFDLDDTLVTYNRSTAEVLDEAFAAVGVDPFFAAEAYFSRYEEFLPVTDSIEGLREACFSAIAADNGYDSTLGRDVARAFNARRDHGDVRLLPGAREVLDAFAGEYRLGIVTNGMPAVQRPKLASAELDETFETVVFAGHDTEPKPAAEPFRRALSALDSDAETAVHVGNSLASDVAGAHAAGLRSVWIPAYEEEATIKPHYRLDSLWSLQNLSW; encoded by the coding sequence ATGACGAACCCCCCGGTCGACACCGTCCTGTTCGACCTCGACGACACCCTGGTGACCTACAACAGGAGCACGGCCGAGGTGCTCGACGAGGCGTTCGCGGCCGTCGGCGTCGACCCGTTCTTCGCCGCCGAGGCGTACTTCTCGCGCTACGAGGAGTTCCTGCCGGTGACCGACTCCATCGAGGGGCTTCGAGAGGCGTGTTTCTCCGCCATCGCCGCCGACAACGGGTACGACTCGACGCTCGGCCGCGACGTCGCCCGGGCGTTCAACGCGCGTCGCGACCACGGCGACGTCAGGCTCCTGCCGGGCGCGCGCGAGGTACTCGACGCGTTTGCCGGCGAGTATCGACTGGGAATCGTGACGAACGGGATGCCGGCGGTCCAGCGGCCGAAGCTCGCGAGCGCAGAGTTGGACGAGACGTTCGAGACGGTCGTCTTCGCCGGTCACGACACCGAGCCGAAACCGGCCGCCGAGCCGTTCCGCCGGGCCCTGTCGGCGCTCGACTCGGACGCCGAGACGGCCGTCCACGTCGGCAACTCGCTCGCGTCCGACGTGGCCGGCGCACACGCGGCGGGGCTCCGGAGTGTCTGGATTCCCGCGTACGAGGAGGAGGCGACGATCAAGCCGCACTACCGTCTCGATTCCCTCTGGTCGTTGCAAAACCTATCATGGTGA
- a CDS encoding 30S ribosomal protein S19, producing MSSEYRTGREGDFTYRGHTLDELQDMELDEVAELLPARQRRTITRGLTAQHEKLLENVRDADPEETANNPIRTHLRDMVVVPSFVDKTFAVYNGQEFERVRIQPEMIGHYLGEFQLTRTSVEHGQAGIGATRSSKFVPLK from the coding sequence ATGAGTTCGGAATACCGTACCGGCCGCGAGGGTGACTTCACCTACCGCGGTCACACGCTCGACGAGTTGCAGGATATGGAGCTCGACGAGGTCGCGGAACTGCTCCCCGCTCGCCAGCGGCGAACCATCACCCGAGGGCTGACGGCCCAGCACGAGAAGCTCCTGGAGAACGTCCGCGACGCGGACCCCGAGGAGACGGCCAACAACCCGATTCGGACGCACCTGCGCGACATGGTCGTCGTGCCGTCGTTCGTCGACAAGACGTTCGCCGTCTACAACGGCCAGGAGTTCGAGCGCGTGCGTATCCAGCCCGAGATGATCGGGCACTACCTGGGCGAGTTCCAGCTGACGCGGACGTCCGTCGAGCACGGCCAGGCCGGCATCGGTGCGACCCGCTCGTCGAAGTTCGTGCCACTCAAGTAA
- a CDS encoding 50S ribosomal protein L22 has translation MGINYSVEADPETTAKGMLRDRPISLKHSKAISRAIKGKTVTEAEAYLEAVINEERSVPFKQHNSGVGHRSDIEGWDAGRYPEKASKDFLKLIENVRNNADEQGFEGSEMTIKHVAAHKTGERPGRKPRAFGRADPWNTTLCDVELIIEEAQ, from the coding sequence ATGGGAATCAACTACAGCGTCGAGGCCGACCCGGAGACCACCGCCAAGGGGATGCTCCGCGACCGGCCCATCAGCCTCAAGCACAGCAAGGCCATCTCCCGTGCCATCAAGGGGAAGACGGTCACCGAGGCCGAGGCGTACCTCGAGGCCGTCATCAACGAGGAGCGCTCGGTCCCGTTCAAACAGCACAACTCCGGTGTCGGACACCGCTCCGACATCGAGGGCTGGGACGCGGGTCGCTACCCCGAGAAGGCGTCGAAGGATTTCCTGAAGCTCATCGAGAACGTCCGCAACAACGCGGACGAGCAGGGCTTCGAGGGGTCGGAGATGACCATCAAGCACGTCGCCGCCCACAAGACGGGCGAGCGTCCCGGCCGCAAACCGCGCGCGTTCGGTCGCGCCGACCCGTGGAACACGACGCTCTGTGACGTGGAACTCATCATCGAGGAGGCCCAATAA
- a CDS encoding 50S ribosomal protein L23, giving the protein MNGVIHHPLVTEKAMNEMDFDNKLQFIVHLDATKDEIKAQVESRYEVTIDKVNTQVTPKGKKKATVRLSEEDDAQEIASRIGVF; this is encoded by the coding sequence ATGAACGGTGTCATCCACCACCCGCTCGTCACGGAGAAGGCGATGAACGAGATGGACTTCGACAACAAGCTCCAGTTCATCGTCCACCTCGACGCCACCAAAGACGAGATCAAAGCGCAGGTAGAGAGCCGATACGAGGTCACCATCGACAAAGTGAACACGCAGGTGACTCCGAAAGGTAAGAAGAAGGCGACCGTGCGTCTGTCCGAGGAGGACGACGCGCAGGAGATCGCCTCCAGAATCGGGGTGTTCTAG
- a CDS encoding YihY/virulence factor BrkB family protein has translation MSVISRAVAADPRVERAFVLLRAIVHEIRAERLTFMAGSIAYHAFVSLLPLLLLVLAVVARIGDQSLQAAFERFVASVITPGAAPIFVGELSQAGGSAGLSLFGLVFLVWGTLRIFRGLDTAFSDIYESEAANTFADQVSDGILVLVVFGVTIVVAIVVESQLSFGASGVAWVAHRLVLVALIGVALFPMYYVFPDSDVSVVEVLPGVAFAAVGLASFETLFQLYASVSSKAQDPSIVAGILVLLTWLYFSGLVILLGAAINAVLSNRSRDVNVRPLLGGVDYDNSTGPARDEVTDALEALEHALEAATESAESDEVVVTVGNRRITLPLPDAVVARTDTGLFAGPVTLELTWSPRESE, from the coding sequence ATGTCCGTCATCTCTCGCGCCGTCGCTGCAGACCCGCGGGTCGAGCGTGCGTTCGTCCTCCTCCGCGCCATCGTCCACGAGATCCGTGCCGAGCGACTCACCTTCATGGCCGGGAGCATCGCCTACCACGCGTTCGTCTCGCTGCTCCCACTACTGCTCTTGGTGCTCGCCGTCGTCGCCCGCATCGGCGACCAGAGCCTCCAGGCGGCATTCGAGCGGTTCGTCGCCTCGGTCATCACGCCCGGCGCAGCGCCCATCTTCGTCGGCGAACTCTCCCAGGCTGGCGGCTCGGCGGGGCTGTCGCTGTTCGGACTCGTCTTCCTCGTGTGGGGGACCCTCCGCATCTTCCGCGGGCTCGACACCGCCTTCTCCGATATCTACGAGTCCGAGGCGGCCAACACGTTCGCCGATCAGGTCTCGGACGGCATCCTCGTCCTCGTCGTCTTCGGCGTCACCATCGTCGTGGCCATCGTCGTCGAATCACAGCTGTCGTTCGGGGCCTCCGGGGTCGCCTGGGTCGCCCACCGCCTCGTGCTCGTCGCCCTCATCGGCGTCGCCCTCTTCCCGATGTACTACGTCTTCCCCGACTCGGACGTCAGTGTCGTCGAGGTCCTCCCCGGCGTCGCCTTCGCCGCCGTCGGTCTGGCGTCGTTCGAGACGCTCTTTCAGCTCTACGCCTCCGTCAGCTCGAAGGCCCAAGACCCCAGCATCGTCGCGGGCATCCTCGTCCTCCTCACCTGGCTGTACTTCTCGGGGCTGGTCATCCTCCTCGGCGCGGCCATCAACGCCGTCCTGTCGAACCGCTCCCGCGACGTCAACGTCCGGCCCCTCCTGGGCGGCGTCGACTACGACAACTCGACGGGGCCCGCTCGCGACGAGGTGACCGACGCGCTCGAAGCACTCGAACACGCCCTCGAGGCGGCCACCGAATCCGCAGAGAGTGACGAGGTCGTGGTGACCGTCGGCAACCGCCGAATAACCCTTCCCCTCCCCGACGCCGTCGTCGCCCGGACCGACACCGGCCTGTTCGCCGGTCCGGTCACGCTCGAACTCACCTGGTCGCCACGAGAGTCAGAGTAA
- a CDS encoding 50S ribosomal protein L3: protein MPQPSRPRKGSMGYSPRKRAESEVPRFRSWPDDEGSPALQGFAGYKAGMTHVVMVNDQANSAREGMEESVPVTVVETPPMRAVALRAYEQTSYGMKPTTEVWASEFHEDLSRTLSLPAEDTFDEDADDLRALLDEGAVDDLRMITHTVPGALANVPKKKPDVMETRVGGGSLDERADFALDLLAEGGEHAVNDVFRPGQYLDVSGITKGKGTQGPVKRWGVQKRKGKHARQGWRRRIGNLGPWNPSRVRSTVPQQGQTGYHQRTELNKRLIDVGDGSDASVDGGFVNYGEVDGSYALVKGSLPGPNKRLLRFRPAVRPNDQPRLDPEVRYVSTASNQG, encoded by the coding sequence ATGCCACAACCAAGCAGACCACGCAAAGGCTCGATGGGCTACAGCCCGCGAAAGCGCGCGGAGAGCGAAGTTCCGCGGTTCCGCTCGTGGCCCGACGACGAGGGGTCCCCTGCACTGCAGGGATTCGCCGGCTACAAGGCCGGAATGACCCACGTCGTCATGGTCAACGACCAGGCCAACTCCGCCCGCGAGGGGATGGAGGAATCCGTGCCGGTGACCGTCGTCGAGACGCCGCCGATGCGCGCCGTCGCCCTCAGAGCCTACGAACAGACGTCGTACGGTATGAAGCCGACCACCGAGGTGTGGGCGAGCGAGTTCCACGAGGACCTCTCGCGTACGCTCTCGCTGCCGGCCGAAGACACGTTCGACGAGGACGCCGACGACCTCCGTGCCCTCCTCGACGAGGGGGCGGTCGACGACCTGCGGATGATCACCCACACGGTCCCCGGCGCCCTCGCGAACGTCCCGAAGAAGAAGCCCGACGTGATGGAGACGCGCGTCGGCGGCGGCTCGCTCGACGAGCGCGCCGACTTCGCGCTCGACCTCCTCGCCGAGGGCGGTGAGCACGCCGTCAACGACGTGTTCCGCCCCGGTCAGTACCTCGACGTGTCGGGTATCACGAAGGGGAAGGGCACCCAGGGCCCCGTCAAGCGCTGGGGCGTCCAGAAGCGCAAAGGGAAGCACGCCCGCCAGGGGTGGCGCCGACGTATCGGCAACCTCGGCCCGTGGAACCCCTCGCGCGTGCGCTCGACCGTCCCCCAGCAGGGGCAGACGGGCTACCACCAGCGCACCGAGCTCAACAAGCGCCTCATCGACGTCGGGGACGGCTCCGACGCCAGCGTCGACGGCGGGTTCGTCAACTACGGCGAGGTCGACGGCTCGTACGCGCTCGTGAAGGGCTCGCTCCCGGGGCCGAACAAACGGCTCCTCCGATTCCGCCCGGCCGTCCGGCCGAACGACCAGCCGCGCCTCGACCCCGAGGTGCGCTACGTCTCTACCGCTTCGAACCAAGGATAA